The Schistocerca gregaria isolate iqSchGreg1 chromosome 4, iqSchGreg1.2, whole genome shotgun sequence genome contains a region encoding:
- the LOC126267151 gene encoding ras-related protein Rab-39A-like codes for MFRKKTSVCVQWFQQYRKTTEYKLSDPTVGVDFFARLIEVKDGTIIKLQLWDTAGQERFRSITKSYYRNSVGALLVYDICNRASFEHIPLWMMEARRHIEPHRPVFALVGCKLDVVLAGGRREVSGEEAHAFAEQHGLHHVETSARTGVNVEEAFHAVTQEVYNRIQTGEYKVVDGWDGIKTGFQRPSGYDFNLVETEPAKSTCC; via the coding sequence ATGTTCAGGAAGAAAACAAGTGTGTGTGTTCAGTGGTTCCAGCAATATAGGAAGACTACTGAATATAAACTTTCAGATCCGACTGTGGGTGTTGACTTTTTTGCTCGTCTCATAGAAGTGAAAGATGGCACCATAATAAAACTTCAACTCTGGGACACAGCTGGACAGGAGAGATTCAGGTCCATAACCAAATCGTATTACAGAAATTCTGTCGGTGCTCTGCTTGTATACGACATCTGTAACAGAGCAAGTTTTGAACATATTCCTCTATGGATGATGGAAGCCCGTAGGCATATAGAACCTCATCGCCCTGTATTTGCCCTGGTTGGCTGCAAGCTGGATGTAGTGTTGGCTGGTGGAAGACGTGAGGTATCGGGTGAAGAAGCACATGCCTTTGCTGAGCAGCACGGCTTACATCATGTTGAAACTTCTGCGCGAACTGGTGTAAATGTAGAAGAGGCATTTCATGCAGTAACCCAGGAAGTTTATAACAGGATACAAACTGGTGAATACAAAGTGGTGGATGGTTGGGATGGTATTAAAACAGGATTTCAGCGCCCAAGTGGGTATGACTTCAATTTAGTTGAAACAGAACCTGCCAAATCAACTTGTTGCTGA